In Nocardia sp. NBC_01327, the genomic stretch CTGAACGAATCTGCCGCGGCGCGTGTGGAGCTGGAGGGTATCGATACGGAAGATGCTGGGCGGGCGGACTATTCGGGACCACTCCTGAACGACATCCGTTTCGACGACTTCTCCCGTTCGGCGCTCATTCGGATCGCGGACGAGGTGTGCCTGCAACACCATCTGCTCACCCTCGGGTTTCGCCGTGCCCTCGCGGCGCGCACCGATGCGGCACGGGCTCTCGATATCGCGCGCAAGCAGTTCACCGGTATCGCCGGGCTGACCTCCGAGCGGCTGCGCAATGCGCTGCGGCTCGGCGACGATCCGGCCGCACTGGCCAAGGTGCTGCGCCTGCACCCCGCCCTGAATCCGGCGGCCTATGTGGCGGCCGAGATCGGCAGCGAAACCTACGGCGGGGAACGGGTGGTCGAGCTGCGACTCGATCGTGACTGCGGCGCGTTCGCCGACGGCGCGTGGCCGGAGCTGCTCGACGCCGATCATCTGGAACCGCTGAACGCGCTGGTACGCGGGGTGAATCCGCGATTCCACGCGGCGGTGAGGTCTGCCGACAGCCGAGCGCTGACCGTCGAGATCGGCCTTGCCGCAACACCTTTCCCGGAAGCCTCCGAGGTCGCCATCACCCGTTTCAGCACCGGCGCGGCCTTCGACTTCACCGACCGGGGCGCGTCGCTTCCGCTCATCGTCCTGTAGCCAGCTGTCCCCAGAAAGCGAACGCCATGGTGTGCAATTTCGCCGACCTGTACGAACACTCCGCCGACGCGGTGCCCGACCGGATAGCCGTCATCGAGGGCGACCGCCGGCGCACCTTCCGGGAACTCGATGAGCGCGCCAATCGACTGGCGCACCATCTGGCCGCCGCCGGGGCCGGGCCGGGAACCCATATCGGCTTCCATATGCACAACAGCATCGAGACTCTCGAAACACTGCTGGGCTGCTTCAAGATTCGTGCCGTGCCCATCAATATCAACTACCGGTACCAGGCCGAGGAGCTGCGCTACGTCTACGACAATGCCGACCTGGAAATGGTTGTGCACCACCGCTGTTACGCGCCGCTGATCGAGGAGGTGCGGCCACAGCTGCCCAAACTGCGGCACAGCCTGGTGGTGGAGGACGATCAGGGTGGTGCGGGCTTGCCGACCGAGTCCGTGCCCTACGAGTCGGCACTCGAAAACGGCTCTCCGGAACGCGATTTCGACACACGTAGCCCCGATGACCTGTTCATCATGTACACCGGCGGCACCACCGGCCTGCCCAAGGGCGTCATGTGGCGGCAGGAGGATATGTGGCGGGTCCTCGGCGGTGGCATCGATTTCTACAGCGGTGAACCCGTGGCCGATGAGTATCAGCAGTCCCGGCTCGGTGCGGAGAATCCGCCCATGCGCTGGTTCGTGCTGCCGCCGCTCATCCACGCCGCGGCCATGATGCCGACCTTCACCGCGCTGTGGTCCGGCAATACGGTGCTGTTCGAACCGCGGTTCGACCCGGCGCGCATCTGGCAGGTGGTGGCGCGGGAGCAGCCGAATATCCTGGTCATCACCGGTGATGCGATCGCCCGGCCGCTGGTGGACGCCTACCGGGCCGCACCGGTCGACGCCTCCTCGCTCTTCTCCATCGGCTCCGGGGCCGCGCAGCTGACGCAGCAGGTGAAGAACGAACTGCTGGAGCTGTTTCCGAGCACGCTGGTCAGCGAATCCATCGGATCCTCCGAAACCGGTTTCGGCGGTATCGGTTTCGCGCAGAAGGACGATGATCCGGGCCGCGGGCCGCGGGTCAATACCGGTCGCGGCGCGGTCGTCGTGGACGAGACCGGCCATCCGATCGCACCGGGCGGCGAGGGCTGGCTGGCCAAGACCGGCAATGTGCCGATCGGCTACTACAGGGATCAGGCCAAGACCGACAAGCTGTTCCACACCGTGGACGGCCGGCGCATGGTGGTCACCGACGATCGCGCCCGCGTCGAGGAGGACGGGTCCATCACCCTCATCGGCCGCGGGAACATGGTGATCAATACCGGCGGTGAGAAGGTCTTCCCCGAGGAGGTCGAATCCGTTGTCAAGGCGCACGAATCGGTGTA encodes the following:
- a CDS encoding acyl-CoA synthetase, yielding MVCNFADLYEHSADAVPDRIAVIEGDRRRTFRELDERANRLAHHLAAAGAGPGTHIGFHMHNSIETLETLLGCFKIRAVPININYRYQAEELRYVYDNADLEMVVHHRCYAPLIEEVRPQLPKLRHSLVVEDDQGGAGLPTESVPYESALENGSPERDFDTRSPDDLFIMYTGGTTGLPKGVMWRQEDMWRVLGGGIDFYSGEPVADEYQQSRLGAENPPMRWFVLPPLIHAAAMMPTFTALWSGNTVLFEPRFDPARIWQVVAREQPNILVITGDAIARPLVDAYRAAPVDASSLFSIGSGAAQLTQQVKNELLELFPSTLVSESIGSSETGFGGIGFAQKDDDPGRGPRVNTGRGAVVVDETGHPIAPGGEGWLAKTGNVPIGYYRDQAKTDKLFHTVDGRRMVVTDDRARVEEDGSITLIGRGNMVINTGGEKVFPEEVESVVKAHESVYDAVVIGIAHERWGQQVGAIVSGADAEGIDFAALERHVRAHLAAYKLPRRIWVVDTVSRTPSGKPDYRWAKGHAAAREADHEVQ